One window from the genome of Spiractinospora alimapuensis encodes:
- the hutU gene encoding urocanate hydratase encodes MSTTEPAGGRPRPVRAPRGTSLTARGWQQEAALRMLHNNLDPEVAEHPDQLVVYGGTGKAARDWHSFDRITACLTELEGDETLLVQSGRPVGVLRTHEWAPRVLLANSNLVGDWANWEEFRRLDALGLTMYGQMTAGSWIYIGTQGILQGTYETFAAVAAKRGRAGSGDGDLSGTITLTAGLGGMGGAQPLAVTMNGGVAIVVECDPSRIARRIDTGYLDERAESLDDALRLAVAARDAGRPRSIGLLGNAAEVVPELLARDAPIDIVTDQTSAHDPLSYLPVGVSFEEWRDYAAAKPEEFTQRARESMAAHVAAMVGFADAGAEVFDYGNSIRGEARTAGYTRAFDFPGFVPAYIRPLFCEGKGPFRWAALSGDPADIARTDRAVSDLFPENEALARWIRLAGEKVSFQGLPSRICWLGQGERAAAGQRFNDLVASGEVSAPLAIGRDHLDTGSVASPYRETEAMKDGSDAIADWPLLNALVNTSSGASWVSIHHGGGVGMGRSLHAGQVSVADGTPLAGEKLWRVLTNDPATGVLRHADAGYAEADRVAEEHGLRIPMREG; translated from the coding sequence ATGAGCACCACCGAACCCGCTGGCGGTCGTCCGCGCCCGGTGCGCGCCCCACGCGGAACGTCCCTCACCGCCCGGGGGTGGCAGCAGGAGGCCGCGCTGCGCATGCTGCACAACAACCTGGACCCCGAGGTCGCCGAACACCCGGACCAGCTCGTCGTCTATGGCGGAACGGGGAAAGCGGCCCGCGACTGGCACAGCTTCGACCGGATCACCGCCTGCCTGACCGAGCTGGAGGGCGACGAGACCCTGCTGGTGCAGTCGGGCCGGCCGGTGGGAGTGCTGCGAACGCACGAGTGGGCCCCCCGGGTGCTCCTCGCGAACTCCAACCTCGTCGGCGACTGGGCGAACTGGGAGGAGTTCCGGCGCCTGGACGCCCTGGGCCTGACCATGTACGGGCAGATGACGGCCGGTTCCTGGATCTACATCGGCACCCAGGGCATCCTTCAGGGCACCTACGAGACCTTCGCCGCCGTCGCCGCGAAACGGGGGCGGGCGGGCAGCGGAGATGGTGACCTTTCCGGCACCATCACCCTCACCGCGGGCCTGGGCGGCATGGGCGGCGCACAGCCTCTCGCCGTCACGATGAACGGCGGCGTCGCCATCGTGGTGGAGTGTGACCCGAGCCGGATCGCCCGCCGCATCGACACCGGCTACCTGGACGAGCGTGCCGAGAGCCTCGACGACGCGCTGCGCCTCGCGGTGGCGGCGCGCGACGCGGGACGCCCCCGTTCCATCGGCCTGTTGGGCAACGCCGCCGAGGTGGTTCCGGAACTGCTCGCCCGCGACGCCCCGATCGACATCGTCACCGACCAGACCTCGGCGCACGACCCCCTGTCCTATCTCCCCGTCGGGGTCTCCTTCGAGGAGTGGAGGGACTACGCCGCGGCGAAGCCCGAGGAGTTCACCCAGCGGGCACGTGAGTCGATGGCGGCCCACGTCGCGGCGATGGTCGGCTTCGCCGACGCCGGCGCGGAGGTGTTCGACTACGGCAACTCGATCCGTGGGGAGGCCCGCACCGCCGGGTACACCCGCGCGTTCGACTTCCCCGGGTTCGTGCCCGCCTACATTCGTCCGCTCTTCTGCGAGGGGAAGGGTCCGTTCCGTTGGGCCGCGCTGTCAGGGGACCCGGCCGACATCGCGCGCACCGATCGGGCGGTGTCGGACCTGTTCCCGGAGAACGAGGCGCTGGCTCGGTGGATCCGGCTGGCGGGTGAGAAGGTCTCCTTCCAGGGGTTGCCGTCCCGCATCTGCTGGCTGGGCCAGGGAGAGCGGGCCGCCGCCGGGCAACGGTTCAACGACTTGGTGGCCTCCGGCGAGGTCAGCGCGCCGTTGGCGATCGGGCGGGACCACCTGGACACGGGGTCCGTGGCGTCCCCCTACCGCGAGACCGAGGCCATGAAGGACGGGTCCGACGCCATCGCCGACTGGCCGTTGCTGAACGCGCTGGTCAACACGTCGTCGGGGGCATCGTGGGTGTCCATCCACCACGGCGGCGGGGTGGGCATGGGCCGGTCCCTGCACGCCGGGCAGGTCAGTGTCGCTGACGGCACCCCCTTGGCGGGGGAGAAACTGTGGCGGGTGCTGACCAACGACCCGGCGACCGGTGTGCTCCGGCACGCCGACGCCGGATACGCCGAGGCCGACCGGGTCGCCGAGGAACACGGCCTGCGGATCCCGATGCGGGAGGGATGA
- the hutH gene encoding histidine ammonia-lyase yields the protein MNSPSKVALGRGPLTLNDVVAVARDGVAVVITDEARQDVADGRARVRRLAEESEPAYGVSTGFGALATRHIEPDLRARLQRSLIRSHAAGSGTEVEREVVRALMLLRLRTLASGGTGVRMETADALAGMLNAGITPVVYEYGSLGCSGDLAPLSHVALALMGEGEVDDASGTRVDAAKALASAGLLPLELAAKEGLALINGTDGMLGMLVLACHDLGRLLRVADVTAAMSVEALLGTDRAYAAELQALRPHPGQAAAAANMRAMLSGSAITASHQGCGRVQDAYSLRCAPQVAGAARDTLAHATDVAARELVAVIDNPVVLPDGRVESNGNFHGAPVGYVLDFLAIAAADVASIAERRTDRMLDVARSQGLPAFLAEDPGVDSGHMIAQYTQAAIVSELKRLAAPASVDSIPSSAMQEDHVSMGWAAARKLRRAVDGLTRVLAVELLTAARALDLRSPLSPAPATAAVRDAVRQRIPGPGPDRYLAPDIAAGANLITDGSVLAAAESVVPLA from the coding sequence GTGAACTCACCGTCGAAGGTCGCGCTGGGGCGCGGGCCACTCACTTTGAACGACGTCGTGGCGGTCGCCCGCGACGGGGTCGCCGTGGTTATCACGGACGAAGCACGGCAGGACGTCGCCGATGGGCGTGCCCGGGTGCGGCGGCTCGCGGAGGAGAGCGAGCCGGCGTACGGGGTCAGTACCGGCTTCGGGGCGCTGGCCACCCGGCACATCGAGCCGGACCTGCGTGCGCGGTTGCAACGGTCTCTCATCCGGTCGCACGCCGCCGGGAGCGGGACGGAGGTGGAACGTGAGGTGGTGCGCGCGCTGATGCTGTTGCGGCTGCGCACCCTCGCCTCCGGGGGCACCGGCGTCCGCATGGAAACGGCCGACGCGCTCGCCGGGATGCTCAACGCCGGCATCACTCCGGTCGTGTACGAGTACGGCAGTCTCGGCTGTTCCGGGGACCTCGCGCCGCTCTCTCACGTCGCGCTGGCACTGATGGGCGAGGGAGAGGTCGACGACGCGTCCGGGACTCGTGTCGACGCGGCGAAGGCCCTGGCGTCCGCCGGTCTGCTCCCCCTCGAGCTCGCCGCCAAGGAAGGGCTCGCGCTCATCAACGGGACCGACGGCATGCTCGGGATGCTGGTACTCGCCTGCCACGACCTCGGTCGACTGCTCCGCGTCGCCGACGTCACCGCCGCCATGAGCGTGGAGGCACTGCTGGGCACGGATCGCGCCTACGCCGCCGAACTCCAGGCCCTGCGGCCGCACCCGGGTCAGGCCGCCGCGGCGGCGAACATGCGCGCGATGTTGTCGGGCTCGGCCATCACGGCCTCCCACCAGGGATGTGGTCGGGTGCAGGACGCCTACTCGCTGCGGTGCGCACCGCAGGTGGCGGGAGCCGCGCGGGACACGCTGGCGCACGCCACTGACGTGGCCGCCCGGGAGCTCGTGGCCGTGATCGACAACCCGGTCGTTCTTCCGGACGGTCGGGTGGAGTCCAACGGCAACTTCCACGGTGCCCCCGTCGGCTACGTCCTCGACTTCCTCGCCATCGCCGCGGCCGACGTCGCGTCGATCGCGGAACGGCGCACGGACCGGATGTTGGACGTGGCCCGTTCCCAGGGGCTGCCCGCCTTCCTGGCCGAGGATCCCGGCGTGGACTCGGGCCACATGATCGCCCAGTACACCCAGGCCGCGATCGTCTCCGAGCTCAAGCGCCTCGCCGCTCCGGCCAGCGTCGACTCCATCCCCAGTTCGGCGATGCAGGAGGACCACGTCTCCATGGGGTGGGCGGCGGCGCGCAAGCTGCGTCGTGCGGTCGACGGTCTGACCCGCGTTCTCGCCGTCGAGCTCCTTACCGCGGCGCGTGCCCTTGACCTGCGCTCGCCGCTGAGCCCAGCGCCCGCCACCGCGGCGGTCCGTGACGCGGTGCGCCAACGTATCCCTGGCCCGGGGCCGGACCGATACCTCGCCCCCGACATCGCCGCCGGCGCCAACCTCATTACCGACGGCTCCGTTCTGGCCGCCGCCGAATCCGTCGTTCCGCTCGCCTGA
- a CDS encoding IclR family transcriptional regulator produces the protein MSHVPAATRALRLLRYLATRPGPVSAAAIATDLGLPRSSVYQILETMAEEGFVTHLPEERRWGLGIAAFEIGTAYLRHDPLERLARPLLGDLSRETAATAHLGILHGADTLYLLKEQPPHVPTLVTGVGVRLPAHLTASGCAIMAHLPRAQVRALYPGRDQFVSRTGNGPATPSDLRDVLARERRQGWSSEEGQVTTGFSSVAAAAFDHNGSPIAAISLTVPSARPVTLDALAAGVRDAAADLTRRMGGRRAGAARSARPRRRPAGAHRARGAHLSGA, from the coding sequence ATGAGTCACGTTCCGGCCGCGACCAGGGCATTGCGGTTGTTGCGCTACTTGGCCACCCGGCCTGGGCCGGTGTCGGCGGCGGCGATCGCCACCGATCTGGGCCTACCGCGATCCAGCGTCTACCAGATCCTGGAGACGATGGCGGAGGAAGGCTTCGTGACGCATCTACCGGAGGAACGGCGGTGGGGGTTGGGGATCGCGGCGTTCGAGATCGGGACGGCGTACCTACGGCATGACCCCCTGGAGCGGCTGGCCCGTCCGCTGCTGGGGGACCTGAGCCGGGAGACGGCGGCCACCGCGCACCTCGGCATCCTGCACGGGGCGGACACGCTGTATCTCCTGAAGGAACAGCCACCGCACGTGCCAACCCTGGTGACCGGCGTGGGGGTGCGGCTTCCGGCGCACCTGACGGCGTCGGGGTGCGCGATCATGGCGCATCTGCCACGGGCCCAGGTTCGGGCCCTCTACCCCGGCCGGGACCAGTTCGTCTCACGGACGGGAAACGGGCCGGCGACTCCGAGTGACCTGCGGGACGTACTCGCCCGTGAGCGCAGACAGGGGTGGTCGAGCGAGGAGGGGCAGGTCACGACCGGGTTCTCCTCCGTTGCGGCGGCCGCGTTCGACCACAACGGCAGTCCGATCGCCGCGATCAGCCTCACCGTGCCCAGCGCGCGTCCGGTGACACTCGACGCGCTCGCGGCCGGGGTTCGTGACGCCGCCGCCGATCTCACCCGGCGGATGGGAGGACGACGAGCCGGAGCCGCGCGGTCGGCTCGCCCGCGGCGCCGTCCCGCCGGGGCGCACCGAGCGCGCGGCGCGCACCTCTCCGGAGCGTGA
- a CDS encoding YeeE/YedE family protein has product MTTSITPSSSTKESPASRLLFHNALSTPPPSAPALDPVRWGPLAIAAVVVVALAWYVGTTHGAQQATLLLLGTGLGLALFHSRFGFTSAWRQFVAVGNGTGLRAHALLLGTTATLFALVIGTGTGLFGSAPQASAGAIGVGLFLGAFLFGIGMQLGGACASGTLFAVGSGQSTILVTLAGFIAGSIIYSGIWPAVSDLPALPPFLLSDHVGWAGSWGITIALLVALVVGTRLVQNRRTPPPVGAVPSTTGFLRVFRGNWPMLVGALVLAALGAGVLLVSGGAWGITSAFNLWGAKGLQLIGLQPETWAFWQQERESAMLAGPVLADKNSLTNIGIVLGAAVAAAAAGSWKLHTGMRWRVVLTALLGGVLMGIGARLAGGCNIGAYLAGIGSGSLHGWLWAITALAGTWVGLKARVLFGLGVPKPSDSVC; this is encoded by the coding sequence ATGACGACGTCCATCACGCCTTCCTCCAGCACGAAGGAATCGCCCGCGTCGCGATTGCTCTTCCACAACGCGCTGTCCACACCTCCGCCGTCCGCACCCGCGCTAGACCCCGTCCGCTGGGGCCCGCTCGCCATCGCCGCGGTGGTGGTCGTCGCGTTGGCCTGGTACGTGGGCACCACGCACGGGGCGCAGCAGGCGACGCTGCTCCTGCTCGGCACCGGGCTGGGGCTCGCCCTGTTCCACTCCCGGTTCGGGTTCACCTCCGCCTGGCGGCAGTTCGTCGCGGTGGGCAACGGGACCGGGCTACGCGCGCACGCCCTGCTACTCGGCACCACCGCGACGTTGTTCGCACTGGTCATCGGCACCGGAACCGGGCTGTTCGGCTCAGCGCCGCAGGCTTCGGCCGGGGCGATCGGGGTGGGCCTGTTCCTCGGCGCGTTCCTGTTCGGTATCGGGATGCAGCTGGGCGGGGCCTGCGCCTCGGGCACACTGTTCGCCGTGGGCTCCGGGCAGTCCACCATCCTGGTGACCCTCGCCGGATTCATCGCCGGTTCGATCATCTACAGCGGCATCTGGCCCGCCGTCAGCGACCTTCCCGCGCTTCCGCCGTTCCTGTTGTCGGACCACGTCGGTTGGGCGGGTTCCTGGGGAATCACCATCGCGCTGCTCGTGGCCCTGGTCGTGGGAACGAGGCTGGTGCAGAACCGCCGCACCCCGCCGCCCGTGGGCGCCGTCCCCAGCACGACCGGCTTCCTGCGGGTCTTCCGCGGTAACTGGCCAATGCTTGTGGGCGCGCTGGTGCTCGCCGCTCTGGGGGCCGGCGTCCTGCTGGTGTCCGGCGGGGCGTGGGGCATCACCTCCGCGTTCAACCTGTGGGGGGCGAAGGGGCTGCAGCTCATCGGCCTGCAGCCGGAGACGTGGGCGTTCTGGCAGCAGGAACGCGAGTCGGCCATGCTGGCCGGCCCGGTGCTCGCCGACAAGAACAGCCTCACCAACATCGGCATCGTCCTCGGTGCGGCGGTGGCCGCCGCAGCGGCCGGAAGCTGGAAACTGCACACGGGCATGCGGTGGCGGGTGGTGCTGACCGCCCTGCTCGGCGGAGTGTTGATGGGAATCGGCGCCCGACTCGCCGGCGGTTGCAACATCGGCGCCTACCTGGCGGGGATCGGGTCGGGCAGCCTGCACGGCTGGCTCTGGGCGATCACCGCGCTCGCGGGTACGTGGGTGGGGCTCAAGGCCCGCGTCCTGTTCGGTCTGGGTGTTCCCAAGCCGAGCGACAGCGTCTGCTGA
- a CDS encoding FAD-dependent monooxygenase: MTDTEALVVGAGPTGLTAACALRLQGVSVRVIDANEAPSRSSRANFMHARGAEVLDRLGALGDLAESAISALTITVHVAGEPVSVVRFGDVGLRTSRPALLAPQSRVEESLRERLADLGTEVEWGTRLEALHQEPDGVDASVSGGSRIRAQWVVGADGAHSTTRKLIGEPFPGTPVADTWLLADVHLDWPLEPNGSYGWLHADGVLGALPMRDPDGPGIIWRLMAYEPGLADTQLTTDEILERLRRILPERTRISDIHVHDATWSSVFRIHRRLANTYRRERVLIAGDAAHIHSPMGGQGMLTGVGDAENLAWKLALVQRGLATPDLLDTYQEERRPLAESVLRTTT, translated from the coding sequence ATGACAGACACCGAGGCACTGGTTGTGGGGGCCGGTCCCACCGGGTTGACCGCGGCGTGCGCCCTGCGGCTGCAGGGGGTGTCGGTTCGGGTCATCGACGCCAACGAAGCCCCGTCCCGCAGCTCACGAGCCAACTTCATGCACGCTCGAGGCGCCGAGGTGCTGGACCGGCTGGGCGCGCTGGGGGACCTGGCGGAGAGCGCGATCTCCGCTCTCACCATCACGGTGCATGTCGCGGGTGAGCCGGTGTCGGTGGTGCGGTTCGGGGACGTCGGCCTACGCACCAGCCGTCCCGCTCTGCTGGCCCCGCAGTCACGGGTGGAGGAATCCCTCCGGGAACGCCTGGCCGACCTGGGGACAGAGGTGGAGTGGGGGACACGGCTCGAGGCCCTCCACCAGGAACCCGACGGGGTGGACGCGTCGGTGTCCGGCGGGTCGCGCATCCGTGCCCAGTGGGTCGTCGGTGCCGACGGGGCGCACTCCACCACGCGCAAGCTCATCGGAGAACCGTTCCCCGGCACGCCCGTCGCCGACACCTGGTTGCTGGCGGACGTTCACCTGGACTGGCCCCTGGAACCCAACGGTTCCTACGGTTGGCTCCACGCCGACGGTGTGCTCGGAGCCCTGCCGATGCGCGACCCCGACGGGCCTGGCATCATCTGGCGCCTGATGGCCTACGAACCCGGGCTCGCCGACACCCAGCTCACCACCGACGAGATCCTGGAGCGCCTGCGGCGGATCCTCCCCGAGCGGACCCGGATCTCCGACATCCACGTCCACGACGCCACCTGGTCGTCCGTCTTCCGCATCCACCGTCGCCTGGCGAACACCTACCGGCGGGAACGGGTACTGATCGCCGGCGACGCGGCGCACATCCACTCACCCATGGGCGGGCAAGGGATGCTCACTGGGGTCGGGGACGCCGAGAACCTCGCCTGGAAGCTCGCCTTGGTGCAGCGCGGCCTCGCCACCCCGGACCTCCTGGACACCTACCAGGAGGAACGCCGTCCGCTCGCCGAGAGCGTCCTACGCACCACGACGTGA
- a CDS encoding aromatic-ring hydroxylase C-terminal domain-containing protein has product MNSRIQLGEGAILRYFREHVLLGVIGLSPVQRWATKIASQLGVSYRKGPLGGHRALLSSGRPGVGDRVPDLPCLRPDGTETRLHSELGRHWVLLTPTDLPPTADAARARLGDHVVTLRPQARGLTDHLLVRPDAHLLWRGDADGDGPAGTLDALLRTGRIR; this is encoded by the coding sequence GTGAACTCCCGGATCCAGCTCGGCGAAGGGGCCATCCTGCGGTATTTCCGCGAGCACGTGCTCCTCGGCGTGATCGGGTTGTCGCCCGTCCAGCGCTGGGCCACCAAGATCGCCTCCCAACTGGGGGTGAGCTACCGCAAGGGTCCGTTGGGCGGCCACCGCGCGCTGCTGTCGTCCGGACGCCCAGGGGTGGGGGACCGGGTTCCCGACCTGCCCTGTCTTCGCCCCGACGGAACCGAGACCCGGCTGCACAGTGAGCTCGGCCGCCACTGGGTGCTCCTCACCCCGACCGACCTCCCGCCGACGGCCGACGCCGCGCGTGCCCGCCTGGGCGACCACGTGGTCACTCTGCGCCCCCAGGCCCGAGGGCTCACCGACCACCTACTGGTCCGGCCCGACGCCCATCTCCTCTGGCGTGGCGACGCCGACGGCGACGGCCCGGCCGGGACACTGGACGCTCTGCTGCGGACAGGACGCATCCGATGA
- a CDS encoding TetR/AcrR family transcriptional regulator gives MTAPARHPGRGRPRDPETDRAILDAALDLFVEGGAEAASMQAIAARAGVGKLTVYRRWSAKEELIAQAIEARRGDIPEPHGDTVAQAVERVIPPAVEAMVHPGFRAMLAQTLGSAQTHPRIMAAYWDNHILPRRRVAEVLLTRAVAEGLIPSDADFDILIDMMVGAVTYRVLQPRPLDRSEAERYLRSVYRQAGLLPAVSD, from the coding sequence ATGACCGCGCCAGCACGACATCCCGGCCGCGGACGTCCCCGCGACCCCGAGACCGACCGTGCGATCCTCGACGCCGCCTTGGACCTCTTCGTCGAAGGAGGTGCGGAGGCGGCCAGCATGCAGGCGATCGCCGCCCGGGCCGGAGTCGGCAAACTCACCGTCTACCGGCGCTGGTCCGCGAAGGAGGAGCTGATCGCCCAGGCCATCGAGGCTCGACGCGGCGACATCCCCGAACCCCACGGCGACACCGTCGCCCAGGCCGTGGAGCGGGTGATCCCGCCCGCCGTCGAGGCCATGGTGCACCCCGGGTTCCGCGCCATGCTGGCCCAGACCCTGGGTTCCGCCCAGACCCACCCCCGCATCATGGCGGCGTACTGGGACAACCACATCCTTCCTCGTCGTCGCGTGGCCGAGGTTCTCCTCACCCGCGCCGTCGCCGAGGGCCTCATTCCCTCCGACGCCGACTTCGACATCCTCATCGACATGATGGTCGGGGCCGTCACCTACCGCGTTCTCCAGCCTCGTCCCCTGGACAGGTCCGAGGCCGAGCGATACCTCCGGTCCGTCTACCGGCAGGCTGGGCTGTTGCCCGCGGTGTCGGACTGA
- a CDS encoding MFS transporter, giving the protein MTPRSNEPTTHDTRPAGGPLIRSSPFLLLWSATTASGLATWAMPFLLGLAVLDGSLTAAGLGVVLAARTVGFLVCVPVGGVLADRHSRRAVVLCSGLAAAAATPVMVAGLGTSLALAALAASVVGAGQGACRPAFQALTAEVVAPDNRQRANAAITLSVRVATLVGPGTAALLSAFVASSTLLLATSALWLAAALLPRSGARAPERPSDRAPVAREFAEGLAEARRHPWFLPGLAALTAVIATGYSATGVLLPLASKEYYGTEMVLAGALTAYTAGALIGALVVARWSPTRRGWAALAGLGLYGFAPLSLVVELHPLVVIAAYVVAGVGIELFNVPWFTAAQREVDPGKLARVSSLDFLLSYGMAPVGLALIAPAAQTFGMEPVLIACAVACFVAPALAGLAPGARTFTTPDRHGS; this is encoded by the coding sequence ATGACTCCGCGGAGCAACGAGCCCACCACCCATGACACTCGCCCCGCGGGTGGGCCACTCATCCGATCCAGCCCCTTCCTCCTCCTGTGGAGCGCAACCACGGCGTCCGGTCTCGCGACCTGGGCGATGCCGTTCCTGCTCGGCCTCGCGGTGCTGGACGGCTCGCTCACGGCGGCGGGGCTGGGCGTCGTCCTCGCCGCCCGAACCGTCGGCTTCCTGGTCTGTGTCCCCGTGGGCGGGGTGCTCGCCGACCGCCACTCCCGTCGGGCCGTGGTCCTGTGCTCCGGACTCGCCGCTGCCGCGGCCACACCGGTGATGGTCGCCGGGCTCGGTACGTCCCTGGCCCTCGCGGCTCTCGCCGCGTCGGTGGTGGGCGCGGGGCAGGGAGCCTGCCGTCCCGCCTTCCAGGCACTGACCGCGGAGGTCGTCGCGCCGGACAACCGACAGCGCGCGAACGCGGCGATCACGCTCTCGGTTCGTGTCGCCACATTGGTGGGGCCGGGTACCGCCGCGCTGCTGTCGGCGTTCGTCGCGAGCTCCACACTGCTCCTGGCGACATCCGCGCTCTGGCTGGCCGCCGCGTTGTTGCCACGTTCCGGCGCTCGCGCCCCCGAGCGTCCCTCCGACAGGGCGCCGGTGGCCAGGGAGTTCGCCGAGGGGTTGGCCGAGGCCCGTCGACACCCGTGGTTCCTGCCGGGGCTCGCGGCGCTCACCGCCGTGATCGCCACCGGGTACTCCGCGACCGGGGTCCTTCTGCCGTTGGCGAGCAAGGAGTACTACGGCACGGAAATGGTGTTGGCGGGCGCGCTCACGGCGTACACGGCCGGCGCCCTCATCGGGGCGTTGGTGGTCGCCCGCTGGTCACCGACTCGGCGCGGATGGGCCGCCCTCGCGGGTCTCGGCCTGTACGGGTTCGCGCCCCTCAGCCTGGTCGTCGAGCTCCACCCTCTCGTCGTCATCGCGGCCTACGTCGTGGCCGGCGTCGGGATCGAGCTCTTCAACGTGCCGTGGTTCACCGCGGCCCAACGCGAGGTGGACCCGGGCAAGCTCGCCCGTGTGTCCTCCCTGGACTTCCTCCTCTCCTACGGCATGGCTCCCGTGGGACTGGCACTGATCGCTCCCGCGGCACAGACCTTCGGCATGGAACCGGTGCTCATCGCCTGCGCGGTGGCGTGCTTCGTCGCCCCCGCCCTCGCTGGACTGGCTCCCGGGGCGCGGACCTTCACCACCCCGGACCGACACGGCTCCTGA
- a CDS encoding ABC transporter substrate-binding protein, translating to MTCALSVFAVLLTGCGAQVAGDGEAGGSVTVPRCGEDVDYTTPQRAVAYEGGSADKLFALGLADQVHGYVMPPANPPVEESPWADDYAQVEFLGDDLLNRELVVDAEADLVVAGWNSGFSDDRGITPEILDGLGIQSFMHTESCYNYPGHPERVTPFDGLYADLERLGQIFGVEERAEELITDYQERVAAVEEQAPAGDPVPVYLYDSGDDQPFTAGSQVPPNDIISHAGGRNIFADLDERWTQVGWEAVVEAEPEVIIILDYGEESAEDKIDFISSSPTLAEVPAVVDENFFVLDYNEGISGPRNIDGLESFADYLRELQD from the coding sequence ATGACCTGCGCGCTCTCAGTGTTCGCGGTCCTCCTCACCGGCTGTGGCGCCCAGGTCGCCGGCGACGGCGAGGCGGGAGGATCGGTCACGGTCCCCCGCTGCGGTGAGGATGTCGACTACACGACCCCTCAGCGGGCCGTGGCCTACGAAGGCGGAAGCGCCGACAAACTGTTCGCGCTGGGACTGGCGGATCAGGTCCACGGCTACGTGATGCCGCCGGCCAACCCTCCGGTGGAGGAGTCTCCCTGGGCCGACGACTACGCACAGGTGGAGTTCCTCGGCGACGACCTGTTGAACCGGGAACTGGTGGTCGACGCCGAAGCGGACCTCGTCGTCGCCGGCTGGAACTCCGGATTCAGTGACGACCGAGGCATCACGCCGGAGATCCTGGACGGCCTCGGCATCCAGAGCTTCATGCACACCGAGTCCTGCTACAACTACCCCGGACACCCGGAACGGGTCACGCCGTTCGACGGTCTCTACGCCGACCTGGAACGCCTGGGGCAGATCTTCGGCGTGGAGGAACGCGCGGAGGAGCTCATCACCGACTATCAGGAGCGTGTCGCCGCCGTGGAGGAACAGGCACCGGCGGGCGACCCGGTCCCCGTGTACCTCTACGACTCGGGCGACGACCAGCCGTTCACCGCGGGCAGCCAGGTTCCGCCCAACGACATCATCTCCCACGCCGGGGGACGCAACATCTTCGCCGACCTCGACGAACGCTGGACGCAAGTCGGCTGGGAGGCCGTGGTCGAGGCGGAGCCCGAGGTCATCATCATCCTCGACTATGGGGAGGAGTCCGCCGAGGACAAGATCGACTTCATTTCCTCCTCGCCCACGCTGGCGGAGGTGCCGGCGGTCGTCGACGAGAACTTCTTCGTCCTCGACTACAACGAGGGGATCTCCGGCCCACGCAACATCGACGGCCTGGAGAGCTTCGCCGACTACCTGCGGGAGCTCCAAGACTGA
- a CDS encoding ABC transporter ATP-binding protein, with the protein MDLRAEDLSVEISGKRILHGLNLDVRDGGVVGLVGPNGSGKSTALRCVYRALRPRHGTIWVGGEDLSSLSLRASAQRVAALTQEGGSDLDFTVEEVVALGRAPHQRGNRRLDERERALCQRSMELLEVDHLARRGILELSGGERQRVLVARALTQEPQVLVLDEPTNHLDLRHQIRLLSLIGAAGVTVLVVLHDLNLAAAACDQIGVLADGRLVASGAPSHVLTPELVRDVFGVDAVVLPHPLTGSPQLLFRLHEKDS; encoded by the coding sequence ATGGATCTGCGCGCCGAGGACCTGTCGGTGGAGATCAGCGGGAAACGGATCCTGCACGGACTCAACCTGGACGTCCGGGACGGCGGAGTCGTCGGCCTGGTCGGGCCCAACGGATCCGGCAAGTCGACCGCCCTGCGGTGTGTGTACCGAGCGCTGCGGCCGAGACACGGAACGATCTGGGTCGGCGGCGAGGACCTGTCCTCACTGAGCCTGCGAGCGAGCGCCCAACGGGTCGCGGCCCTCACCCAGGAAGGCGGCAGCGACCTCGACTTCACAGTGGAGGAGGTCGTCGCGCTCGGACGAGCCCCGCACCAACGCGGCAACCGAAGACTCGACGAACGCGAACGCGCACTGTGCCAGCGGTCCATGGAGCTCCTGGAGGTCGACCACCTGGCCCGGCGCGGAATCCTGGAGCTGTCCGGTGGCGAACGCCAACGGGTGCTCGTCGCTCGAGCCCTGACGCAGGAACCCCAGGTGCTCGTCCTCGACGAACCCACCAACCACCTGGACCTCCGGCACCAGATCCGCCTCCTGAGCCTCATCGGGGCCGCGGGAGTCACCGTGCTCGTCGTCCTCCACGACCTCAACCTGGCGGCGGCGGCCTGTGACCAGATCGGCGTGCTGGCCGATGGGCGACTGGTCGCCTCCGGTGCCCCGTCCCATGTCCTCACCCCGGAACTGGTCCGTGACGTCTTCGGCGTCGACGCCGTCGTCCTCCCCCACCCGCTCACGGGCTCTCCACAACTACTGTTCCGCCTCCACGAGAAGGATTCATGA